One genomic region from Lonchura striata isolate bLonStr1 chromosome 23, bLonStr1.mat, whole genome shotgun sequence encodes:
- the LOC110476556 gene encoding uncharacterized protein LOC110476556, with protein MPAANMTETLRLPALRVPEQQVLEGGCAWSSSSTPTLRRRRFKMRRMKNVQEQSLEAGRFQESPSSSKEYLQLPSIEITPSSDEDTPWSNCSTPSASPRRKRFLLRKWLRVREKKECSESSSQQSSQQSSHDDDSARFLSPSVPEDR; from the exons ATGCCAGCTGCCAACATGACAGAAACCCTGCGGCTCCCGGCGCTGCGGGTCCCCGAGCAGCAGGTGCTGGAGGGCGGCTGCGCCTGGTCCAGCTCGTCCACCCCGACCCTGCGCAGGAGGCGCTTCAAGATGAGGCGGATGAAGAAcgtgcaggagcagagcctggaggcCGGCAGGTTCCAGGAGTCTCCTTCCTCCAGCAAGGAATACCTGCAGCTCCCATCCATTGAGATCACCCCCTCCAGTGACGAGGACACCCCCTGGTCCAACTGCTCCACTCCCAGTGCCTCCCCGCGCCGCAAGCGCTTCCTCCTTCGGAAGTGGCTGCGCGTCCGAGAGAAGAAGGAGTGCAGTGAGAGCAG cagccagcagagcagccagcagagcagccacgACGATGACTCTGCCCGCTTCCTGAGCCCCTCCGTGCCCGAGGACAGGTGA